atatatacatGTGGACAGAAAAATTGgcgtggcagatatatccaaatctggagataTGAGGCCGTATTAAGcagggatgtcgagggtcctaacacaactcactgtaatttttttttgcgaaatccgacaataaatgctcctattatgagcccaaaaccttaaatcgagagatcgttatatgctactactactaaatttcccttgaacattcccttaaggaacaggggttacttctctcatattaatgagtgtagtccgatatCGTCCGATCTTTGCAATATGTGGGTCAGATAGCGGGAAgcttaaaaaactcactgttaaaattctaagctcaatgatatggagtttccttttttatgccgaggcCGAACGACGTGCCGATATCGACACCAATTGATAaaggagtttttacatggcaggtacctcacaaatgtagccagcattggtaaggggataaccaccgctgaaaattttttccgatttactCGCCGGGCTTTGAACAAAggcgttgttgtttttgttgtagccagattttcatgtggaggtggcgattctcgtcaagctcctgtatgtgagcaagctcgttccggttcaaaggacccatcgccgtgggaacaggtggccattggttatttaaaggcgccaataacgcgccttgtcatatcgagcatcataggcactaagtatttgtgcaagagccggtgcctccCGGCCTCGGTATCGAgaatctccgctcgataccgctgattgtccgcaactgccgttgcagctactacgtATAGAGCAATCCACTATCCGCTACTCAGCTACTCAGTATGATCCATTCCactggacgcgcccggtagttctcagctaagcttctcatgacagcaatggacaccacacagatcggacctcaatgttccagcctgtgcggTGCTCACAGCTACCCCATGCCGGGCGTTCGGCGTCGTATGCAGACATGTTAACATCTGCGCCGCAGTGGCCTCCATACCCTATTGACAATGTAACCCTCATCGTGCTTATAGTAATCCCGTGCCTGGAAGCAGGTATAGTTCTATAGCATGCTAAAATGTTGGCATAGTgttgtatttaaaattaaaatgtttcccAAAAATAACGAACTTCTTGGGTAATATATCAAACATAGTACTTAATTTTTCGCCAATTTGGATCTTAGCATATAAAATGTTGACAGAAATTAACCTGCAAACTTTTACAGCTGAATATCTTTCATAACGAAGAGGATAGCTTGGTTATTTCGGATAGAAgcgtaaacaaattttaaaattatgaaaTCTTTTATGGCTAAGGAACTATTTCTCTAATAACAAAATCACTTGCACTTTAAAGATATACACACCTGTACATTTCCCTGTTAACGATCTTGGAAGAACAAAGTACTAATTCTTAAAGTTAACGCTTTGCCATTTCCCATCCATCGGTGGAGTCGAACGTTTCAAGAATTGTTCACTTATCTGGGCATATATGGCCAAATATCATTGTGCTATTTCATGTTATATACAAGCATTGATATTTAATCACTGAATTAATTACCTTTTTAACTTAAATcccactttaattttttattttatgttaaaaaCTTTACTTTGTTAGCTTTTACTACGATACACACCAAATAACTGTAAATGGCTTTAAAAACCAACATCACACAGAGTTGCAACTCTAAAagagtaaataaaaaaagagttgccgtgttttggaaaatatatatataagttctttatttacaattggagtatGTGAATGAGTAATATAAGTGATAATTGTGGAGTGTCGTTaatatatgttgttgttgtatccacattttcatgtgtcgTCAATATATAAATTTGAATAGCTTAAATAGTTTCATTTCAAGgcttgttgttattgcttaAAGTTCtctaaaaaacataattttaaaataaccaATATTCTATATTATTTCCTTTGTGGTAATACGTTGTTGGTAGGGAAAAGCAAACATAGTGCTACCTTCGCATGCAAACATTTCTAGAAGTTTCTAAAATCAATTATGAGGCCTTAAACAATATTTGCCTGACTATgaaacatatataaaaaatgttcGGGTTTTTGTGTCGTTCTACCCTTCTAACGCTTGGCAACCCTCCGGCAAAAATCACCccgaacaaaaataaacaatgaCTAAACGTCATCGTGAAACGTAAAGGCCGGAAAACATTCACAATAACGAAAATACAATAGGAAACGAGAGTAAGGGCAttgcaattaaagaaatttttgtgaaattaacTGATTCTCGCCAAAAAGATATATAAGGCACAGGCATTTAACTCAAATTCCAGTATGTTATTGACATTGAGACGTTTCACTCAAAGATTATATCCTAAACAAATACAGTGAGTACAAAAATATATCTAGAGCTGAGactattcaaataatttgacctacattaatatgcTGTGGCCAAACTGTTACATAAGTGGAATGCAATTTATGCATTTCCaatataaatttataaatatattatGCTTTATGTCTTTCTTCTAGACTTTCGAAAATGTCGCAAGTAGGTGAATTGGGCAGTGGTGCTGGCAAAGGGGGTGGCGGCGGTGGTTCTATCCGCGAGGCTGGAGGTAGTTTTGGCAAAATGGAAGCTGCACGCGAAGAGGAGTTCTTCCACAAACAACAAAGAGAACAACTAAAGAATTTGAAGACCAAAACAGAAACAGCTAAACCAAATGAtcaaaacaacaagtaaaagagctTAACCCCCTCCTCGAGTATTGGCTGCCATAATGTTACAATATTCGGCACTCGAATTAATTTGttatacaatttaaaatttttttttcataaaattgaaGACAGTTGTGTTCTCTTTGGagtgttaaaatttttaaattaaaattttttaaataaatttccaaAAGAAATTACGAAAATTGGAAGCACTGTTAGTACTTTTATTGTAGTTAAAAGATGTTGTGTGCAAACTGCAAAGGAATCGTATTGTGATACTAAGACCAGTCTAAGCGATAGCGGTCATGTGATGTCAAGAAAGCTATCAGTGTTTTCTTTGGCGTTTGAACTGGAAGTGCCTATCCTTATTTTAAAGGCTGATTGGGCACATAaagatggttgttgttgtagcaatatGTTGTACACcggggcggcagcccttgccgatgaaggattccatcgggtcaatccggtacttacaaccggctgccatgggattgacataCGTAGGCGTAAAATGGCAAAAGGACGTTGCTGgtattccagccacaaatttgcATCTTGGCCATGACTGCAGTGGGGATCGTGGGGCAAATGGCAGTGAGGTTTATTGTTGGCTTCTAAGAACATTTGTTACTAGTGGTCTCCATTTCCTTAGTCCAAATATGATCTTAAGTTCAAGATTCTTAGTCGACGAATCAGGCCTTTATTTACTATGGCTCATTGATAACAACAACTTCAAATCCTCCTGCTATCAGGAGTACCTgaaatttatctgtagaaacagTGCAGTGGTCAGGGTTCAAATCTTATACCGCCTTATCCTCGTCGTCTGTGTCCGGCAGGAGTTTATCCTCACAAGACTCGTTTGATCTTGGCATGATGAGCTTCCCTACGTACGCGGAACCCTTGCGGTGTAACTGCTGAGTCCTCCTCAGAcgcggttcgagtcttaaggacaagactgaacctattctttcttcgcatgcctataatttgcccaGGCCATTGACCtttcccggcaaaccaacacgctctttaagggGTTGCAATAATAGAAGACGCtttgctctcaggtttattgagaggcttgttgcgaatgatcctaagactttcGCTAATAGGGAGAGAAACTCCCTAGAGTGCGCTCggttcggaaactgcaccgcagttagccaaaaggctgcggtcacctggagggcatcctaTACCTAAAAGAACGATGGGCGgtcaatagtaagatgggtccaagaacctttgctaatgtcactaggaacagtttggtgatggcagttgtcgacaagggagaagaacagggctgcatacctaggaataattggagtgggatagtcaatggactgtcatcagtatactccgatgtttttgcggaatttcctgggtctcctccagtttgtgaggatgcaggctggtatcggggccgatacacactaattgccttcggggatcaacaaTCAATTGAAATGTGTCGCTGTGGAGGGACAcgaatttcattttcatatgcaatggtagcattgaAGGTGCTATCaacaatgtaaaaccgacgtcaattatgaaggagttggagtttctaggcttcaactctaccgtaagaaagtttattaataacttacttactaaaagatgtatTACGGCTGACTGGGGAtctatggatctaaaaagatgggccgGCAGAGGAATGCCtcgaggaggtgtactgtctcctctaatttggaatataagctcgctttataccagccggtcgaataccccaagtgcggcccaatttcccggcgcaggcagtggtactcgcaaacgagcgtgatgggattcgttgtatgagTCTGGAAATAAATAagcagtcaacgaacataagcggaatttgtggctggaacacttggagcaatgtaccTTAGGCACCGgcgtaggcaagctgtggtctactgttaaatcactctcgaaccccggtagacgggatgacaagacctcagtcacttttgccGAAATAGCcctgactgatccgaagagatgcgccaggttgttcaaccgtcaatttattgtccatcccgagagtgaccgggcaaggaggagagccattcgacgtattcgtggtctccgagccgatgaacagccatcacaatttaccgtgggcgaagttacgaatgtcatccgtggcgccaagtcatctaagaatctggattcacctggaattgagtaccttactactgtccccaacctgtctttgaacactcttatagtttccgatgtctggaaaatggacaCATTGATCCCTCTACTGAAGCctgaaaggacccgagtttgggggagtcggaCAGACCAATCTACCTTCTCTCACCattggcaaagacgcttgaggcattactcctcccgagcctcgtaggagaatttccattcaccgagcatcaacatggatttccaagactgcatagcacaacaacagctttgcatgccatcaccgcacacatgtTCCGTGTCTtaaatcagcccaggccatgtgataggacgatcctcgtggcactggacctatcgaaggcattcgatacggtcagccatgccaaactatttgaggacatcgccaacacgtcccttcagccaggcttgaaacgctgggtcgcgaattatctgtgtggtcgccagttatttgtggaatttaaggataagaagtcgaaacaccgtagagtgaaacagggagttccggcactgttcaacctctacctatcctccattccacctcctccagacggcatagagatcgtatcatatgcggacgattgtacaatcatggcatcaggcgcACCACCCATTGTTAACATCTGCCAAAGaatgaacgtctacctcaacgaactagcctcatatttcgctgcacgaaatctgaagatatctgccaccaaatcttcagtcacattgttgactacaaatacgcgtgaggtgactgactgtgatggtcgatggagaaatgattccgaccatcaagtgtcccaaaatacttggcgtcacatttgtcagctcttacacattctccgataaaatcaaaagtagaaacaaggtcctcaagtcacttgctggcagcactttgggtgcagacaaagaaaccttgttgaccatgtacaaagcaattggccggactgtggtaagttatgcagggccagtgtggtctcgtcaactttgtgacacgcagtggaataatattcagatctgtcagaatgccgccttccgagctgcgacgggctgtctcctcagttctcatgtggaccatgtctccatcaggagacaaaaatcctaccagtgcgaagacataccacatgctgtctaagcaataccttttgggcggTTATCGCCGaggccatccaaatcatcatcctgtggatagatatccaccgagcagaagccttaaggtagatctacatgatctagagcgtgaggttcagcgctaaaagggagaacctctagatcaaggggcatatcaagcaggtctaggcAAAATTCATAAAGacgcggtagcagatgcggtaaatagctaccgggtgaatgtagtccttggagaacaacgCCTCCCATTTCACCTGAAGGAATTGACCTCTCCcggcagccgcctcaactcctgaagagcaaggattgaagacgacgtgcaagatgtatgtcccgattgtaacaaggggaccgcacgatacacgttacCTGttaaactgcccagccagaaccactcgactgagacccagatccctgtggacgcaccccatcttaatcgcagagtttctgggtcttaaaactcaacagaatcaagcagacgaaagatagaacacaacaaactgaaGAACTTTAAACATCAGAACTTTCTTGAAAGTGACGACTACCATCCTCCATATCTTCTTCACGCATGGGCACGCAGGTACTTCGCATACAGATAAGATTCCGTAGGACTCCCTGCCATCTTTTCTcgtctcttatatataaaataggaATTTAAGGTGCTGTTCTAGTAACTAGGCTATCACACTGTATCAGAAGGGGCCTCTATATAAACTCACCTCATTGGTTGGCTGCCTacccaaaaaaagaatttgacaCTCGAAATTAGATTTACTTAGGCGACTACTTTCAAAGATAAAGATCCTGCTTTAGCGACCTATTTCACGCTATATGCTTACATATGTATTGGTCAATagcatggcagccggttgcacgtaccacgattggcccgatggagtctttcatcggcaagggctgccgcctcagtgtacaacacactgctagaacaacaacaacacatgcATTGGTTTCTATTAACCTACGTATGTAGCTATGTACGTTGTTGCATTTGTTTTCCAATCCCTGAGAAATTATCACAAATTAAACACACCACCTGATAAGAATGAATTCTCATTGAGTAGCATTTCCAAAAGACTATCTCAATGCAGAGTAGCTAGAACATAAACACAGAGAACAGCTATAAACCGGTCTCAACTTGAACTGATAGTCGAACTAAACGACGACGTCGTCGAAAGCAATGATCAGTGCCGCATTTAGTAAACAATGAATTGCTGAAGCGTTCACAAGTACGATTGGACAGTAAATTGGCAGTAGATTCGTTAAAGCAATGGCTAAAAATTTATCCAATCCCCTTAAAGTGGCCCTTAGAAATCGCATGAAAGGTGAAGTTCTCAAATCTATAACGCCCGAATCCAGAGCAAGACAATCAAAGGCCATAACTGAAAAGGTATGACACCAGTGACACCACCTTAACCTCCTTATCTTAGTATGAACTCTCTAATCAACTGTTTTGGCTTGTTCCCATTTAGGTTTTGCAGACAGACGCATTTCGTTCATCGAAACGCATTAGCATTTATTTAAGCACCTCCACTGAGGTTGATACCGGAGAATTGCTAAACGAATGTTTTCGCTTGGAGAAGCATGTGTTTGTACCCACCTATGAGGGCAACAATATGGAAATGGTGCGACTAAAAAATTTGGAAGACTATGAATCTTTGCCCTTGACCAAGTGGAAGATAAAGCAACCGAGTGCCAAAGAGGGCAGGGAGAATGCTTTAACAAATGGTATGTTTGTGTTGAAAAATTAATGGACTACATGCTAGGAGATAATTAATCTGTTGAGGCCACCAACACTATGCAAGACAGTACTTAAGCATGAGTATTTTAGACAAAATTCTATGCTTCACAATAAGAAATGGTGAGGAGATTACTTCCATATCAATAAATTCAGTCGCGTCTGAACTTTGTGCAGCCTGTTTGTCTGTAAGGCTGAAATGCCTACAAATGTCGCCATTATTCGTAGGAGTATAGGTTAGGTAATGGTAGACGGCCCTGGTTTTAACTGAAGGCTACAATATAAAGACAGGTACGGCGATCTGCTCTGATGCACTTTATATAGCATTGTCGTTGAGACTGCCACACGAGTGTAGGGACTTGCAGGAAATATTCTAGGTGGGCATTGTGATAACCGCAATAACCCTTGTGAGAAGGTATTTTCCCCCCCTTGTAACTCTGTATTTATGTGgtgctcaagaccttaaactgTAGGACGCTAATTCGAAATCTCTAGCGATACACATAGTCTCTGCAAAAACTCCAGGTGCATTACACATCGCTAACTTTGGGTCCCGGATACGATGATATTCCAGAAAATGAAAAGTCCAATGCGTATGCTAGAAAGCGGCAGTCATCAAAGAGCAAGGTTacgataggttaggtttaagtggcagtctgtcatcagactaacttagatgtttacgtccattgtgatatcacagaaaaagaaaaaaggaggatgccttctagtttctaccgttgaaccatccagatggcTTTAAACTCCCAACAACTTGCGGATGTGAACGCGCtagatcagacaggttctcaaagaaatgagaactttaaATGGATCTCTTTTTGACTGCCAGTACGGGACATAAGCACAGAAGGTGTCTTATAatctcttcgatgtcctcacagcttctgcaaaaagtcgttactggtagccttcagtctgtcagaatgttttacgattagacagtgagctgtcatgaaggacacaatgactgagacgtctattctaaaCATcagcagcaaagcggtagaccccttcaagtctagatagccccttctttgtgaccatctttgATTCGTTGCTCTTCGAGTTTGATCCTGAAGAGCAAACTGTTTGCCATTCTCGCATATGTGCCATTTGACGAACTTAGTGGGATAGCCAGTGCTGAAACGGTGATAAAGTGGCGAATAGCTTGCTATCGTTTAAGTCACAGACTGTTATAACAGCAATCGGGCACAGCGCGATGGTGATTACTGTAGAAGCTGTTGTCATGAAGATTACATAAACCAGATCTAGCTTTGTACTCTAGGGGCACTCTCTCAATTTTAAGGTGGTGGTGCTTTGATAGAAAAATTAAGTGGAATATGACTTCCTAAAATTTGGTGTTCGAAATTGGTAAAGGAGCAAATTCTGTTTTGGACATCTCAGCAATTGAGAAGAGCATTGGGCCTTGGAgtttattttaatgttttaggTGGAGAGGCTTGAAAGGTTTTTTAGGGCTTAGCCGTTTAAGATCCCTAGTTCGATTTGACGAGTAAAATACGACATTTAAATACCACTTCAAGACCTGGCTGAAGGCCTTAAGCAAACCAATACCATGCTAGTACGTCCAAAGCTAGGTGAGCTAGATTAGGTTGGACAAGAATGATACCAGATATTTGATGTCTAGGTGTTTCCCGGGACCAAAGTGTGGTACATTTTGATTACACAATAGCTTTTATATCAACTATTCGGGTAGTTTAACGGGCGcactatgggcccaagaccagtTTCAGATGCAAAAAAATCCATCTTCATAAAGTAAAAAtactgttgttgtagccacattttcatggagATTTGGCGATCCCTGTCATGCTCATGTATGAGAGCGAGCTCGTTTCGGTTcgttcgccgcgggaacaggtggCCATTgggtatttaaaggcgccaataatccgccttgtcatatcgagcatcaaaggcactcagtatttgtatccggcctctcgctgagactctccgctcgataccactgtttgtccgcgactgccgttgctgatactccgtatagagcattacactatccgcaacctgtggacgcgtccggtagctcgcagctaagattCTCGTGACAGCATTGAACACAtgacagatcggacctcaatgttccagcctgtgtgttgCTCACAGCTTACCCATCCGGGAGGTTACTTTCTCAGCACCCCAAATGCTGCcgccaagtgacttgaggaccttgtttctatttctgaccttatcgcagattgcatgtgaggagaatttgtaagagaTATCAAatatgacgccaagtattttgggacatggcagccagttgtacgtaccggattgactcgatagagtccttcatcggcaagggctggaatgttcatgggcaaaatttgcaatttgcatgatGCTGGATATGGAAAGGCGAGatagttcatgggcaaaatttgcaatttgcatgatGCTGGATATggaaaggcgagttattggcctctttaaataaccaatggccacccatggcagccggttgtacgcactggattaacccgatggaaccctcatcggcaagggt
The genomic region above belongs to Stomoxys calcitrans chromosome 5, idStoCalc2.1, whole genome shotgun sequence and contains:
- the LOC106087674 gene encoding ATPase inhibitor A, mitochondrial-like, whose translation is MLLTLRRFTQRLYPKQIQLSKMSQVGELGSGAGKGGGGGGSIREAGGSFGKMEAAREEEFFHKQQREQLKNLKTKTETAKPNDQNNK
- the LOC106087673 gene encoding 5-formyltetrahydrofolate cyclo-ligase; this translates as MAKNLSNPLKVALRNRMKGEVLKSITPESRARQSKAITEKVLQTDAFRSSKRISIYLSTSTEVDTGELLNECFRLEKHVFVPTYEGNNMEMVRLKNLEDYESLPLTKWKIKQPSAKEGRENALTNGQGIDLFLMPGVAFTRVGGRMGHGMGYYDTYLTRHHATYPNKKTTLMALAFQEQIVDETELPLDAHDVKLHTIITE